The nucleotide sequence CGCCCTCTTGCACGTGGCCTCCAGGGAGCGCGATCTGACCGGAGGCCCGATCGTTGGAGCGGATCGCGCGCTCGATGAGGAGGGTCTCGATGTCGCGAGCGCCCTCGCGCAGGATGATCAATACGGCCGCTCCCGCAAGGTTCGTGGGTAGAGCCGTGGGAGCGAAGCGTTGGAGCAGGGCGGGGATGCGGTCGCCCGGAGGCTTGGAGTGTGGTTCTTTTCCGCCGGTCGCGCTCACGCTTGCCAGTCGTACGTGACCTTGGACCGGACGACCTTCTGGTCGACCGGGTGCTCCCCGCGCTCGGCCGCGGATCGTTCGAGATCCACGATGCGGTCCTTGAGCGCTTGGATCTCGCGCTCCATTGCGCGCAGGCGAGCCTCCACTTCGGGGGGAACGGGATTCGCCATCGGTGCTGGTCCTCTGGAGGGCGGACGGGGCCTTAACCTCGGCCCCCCCTCATGGTGCCGGACCTGACGGACCCGCGGCCGCGGAGCTCGCCCCGGCCGATTGGAGGAAGCCCGAAATCGCCTGCGCGGTCTCGGTCGGTCGCTCCACGGGGATCATGTGGCCCGTGTCCCGGAACAGTCGGAGCTCGGAACCCGGGATCGATTGACGCAGGAATCGTCCGTGCGACCCGTCGATGACCCGGTCGTCCATCGCCTGGATGATCAGGGTCGGGAGCCGGATCCGCAAGAGGCGGCCCCGGAGGTCGAAGCTCTGGATGGCACGCCCCCACAACGCGACCGCGCGGAAGGAACGCTCGTCGAACTGCGATCGCATCCGGTCCAGATAATCGAGGTGCGCTTCGATCCACTCGGGGTAGTACAGGTCCTTGACCAGCAGGAGCAGTAGGGCCTCGCGCCCCTCGGTCTCGTAGGTCTTCGCCCAGTTCTCTCCGACCTCCTTCGTGTGGGGATCGCAGCGAGCCGACGCGCCGAGCACCGTCAGGCTCACCAGGCGCGTCGGATGATCGAGGGCCATGCGCATCGCGAGGAACCCTCCCGCGCTCAGGCCGACCAGGTGGCAGCGCGCGAGCCCCCGTTTCTCCAACAGCTGGAGGAGGTCCCTCTCCAGCTCCTCGAAGGAGAAGCGCGAATTCTCGCCGTCGGAGGACCGTCCGTGACCCCGCAAATCGGG is from Thermoplasmata archaeon and encodes:
- a CDS encoding alpha/beta fold hydrolase, which encodes MSEPISPPVELYAREEGNGPALVLLHGLGGDHQVWNGVIPLLSDKFRVIAPDLRGHGRSSDGENSRFSFEELERDLLQLLEKRGLARCHLVGLSAGGFLAMRMALDHPTRLVSLTVLGASARCDPHTKEVGENWAKTYETEGREALLLLLVKDLYYPEWIEAHLDYLDRMRSQFDERSFRAVALWGRAIQSFDLRGRLLRIRLPTLIIQAMDDRVIDGSHGRFLRQSIPGSELRLFRDTGHMIPVERPTETAQAISGFLQSAGASSAAAGPSGPAP